One Canis lupus dingo isolate Sandy chromosome 3, ASM325472v2, whole genome shotgun sequence DNA window includes the following coding sequences:
- the LOC125754791 gene encoding uncharacterized protein LOC125754791 isoform X15, translated as MCRVRAQEPGRAGTVCPRVQGQGAGTSPGGTGVSPCAGSGHRNQAGLAQCVPVCRVRAREPVLEAQVCPRVQGQGAGTRPGWHSVSPCAGSGHGNQSWRHNVSPCAGSGHGNQSWRHRCVPVCRVRAREPVLEAQVCPRVQGQGAGTNPGGTGVSPCAGSGRRNPAGLAQCVPMCRVRAQEPGHAGTVCPRVQGQGAGTSLGGSGVSPCAGSGRRNQAGLAQCVPMCRLRAREPVLEAQCVPVCRIRAREPVLEAQVCPRVQGQGAGIRPGWHSVSPCAGSGRRNQSWRHRCVPMCRVRAREPVLEAQVCPRVQGQGAGTRPGWHSVSPCAGSGRRNQSWRHRCVPVSGSGCRNQAGVAQCVPVCRVRAREPGQAGTDCPRVQGQGAGTGSVHGCPLHGDEESRHRAGRRGWNAQGGRT; from the exons ATGTGCAGGGTCAGGGCGCAGGAACCAGGCCGGGCTGGCACAGTGTGTCCCCGTGTGCAGGGTCAGGGCGCGGGAACCAGTCCTGGAGGCACAGGTGTGTCCCCGTGTGCAGGGTCAGGGCACAGGAACCAGGCCGGGCTGGCACAGTGTGTCCCCGTGTGCAGGGTCAGGGCGCGGGAACCAGTCTTGGAGGCACAGGTGTGTCCCCGTGTGCAGGGTCAGGGCGCCGGAACCAGGCCGGGCTGGCACAGTGTGTCCCCGTGTGCAGGGTCAGGGCACGGGAACCAGTCCTGGAGGCACAATGTGTCCCCGTGTGCAGGATCAGGGCACGGGAACCAGTCCTGGAGGCACAGGTGTGTCCCCGTGTGCAGGGTCAGGGCGCGGGAACCAGTCCTGGAGGCACAGGTGTGTCCCCGTGTGCAGGGTCAGGGCGCAGGAACCAATCCTGGAGGCACAGGTGTGTCCCCGTGTGCAGGGTCAGGGCGCAGGAACCCGGCCGGGCTGGCACAGTGTGTCCCCATGTGCAGGGTCAGGGCGCAGGAACCAGGCCATGCTGGCACAGTGTGTCCCCGTGTGCAGGGTCAGGGCGCAGGAACCAGTCTTGGAGGCTCAGGTGTGTCCCCGTGTGCAGGGTCAGGGCGCCGGAACCAGGCCGGGCTGGCACAGTGTGTCCCCATGTGCAGGCTCAGGGCACGGGAACCAGTCCTGGAGGCACAATGTGTCCCCGTGTGCAGGATCAGGGCGCGGGAACCAGTCCTGGAGGCACAG GTGTGTCCCCGTGTGCAGGGTCAGGGCGCAGGAATCAGGCCAGGCTGGCACA GTGTGTCCCCGTGTGCAGGGTCAGGGCGCAGGAACCAGTCCTGGAGGCACAGGTGTGTCCCCATGTGCAGGGTCAGGGCGCGGGAACCAGTCCTGGAGGCACAGGTGTGTCCCCGTGTGCAGGGTCAGGGCGCGGGAACCAGGCCGGGCTGGCACA GTGTGTCCCCGTGTGCAGGGTCAGGGCGCAGGAACCAGTCCTGGAGGCACAGGTGTGTCCCCGTGTCAGGGTCAGGGTGCAGGAACCAGGCCGGGGTGGCACAATGTGTCCCCGTGTGCAGGGTCAGAGCGCGGGAACCAGGCCAGGCTGGCACAGACTGTCCCCGTGTGCAGGGTCAGGGTGCAGGAACTGGTTCAGTGCATGGGTGTCCTCTGCATGGAGATGAAGAGAGCAGACACAGAGCAGGCAGGAGGGGCTGGAACGCTCAGGGTGGGCgcacctga
- the LOC125754791 gene encoding uncharacterized protein LOC125754791 isoform X25 has protein sequence MCPRVQDQGTGTSPGGTGVSPCAGSGRGNQSWRHRCVPVCRVRAQEPILEAQVCPRVQGQGAGTRPGWHSVSPCAGSGRRNQAMLAQCVPVCRVRAQEPVLEAQVCPRVQGQGAGTRPGWHSVSPCAGSGHGNQSWRHNVSPCAGSGRGNQSWRHRCVPVCRVRAQESGQAGTVCPRVQGQGAGTSPGGTGVSPCAGSGRGNQSWRHRCVPVCRVRAREPGRAGTVCPHVQGQGAETSPGGTGVSPCAGSGRRNQSWRHRCVPVSGSGCRNQAGVAQCVPVCRVRAREPGQAGTDCPRVQGQGAGTGSVHGCPLHGDEESRHRAGRRGWNAQGGRT, from the exons ATGTGTCCCCGTGTGCAGGATCAGGGCACGGGAACCAGTCCTGGAGGCACAGGTGTGTCCCCGTGTGCAGGGTCAGGGCGCGGGAACCAGTCCTGGAGGCACAGGTGTGTCCCCGTGTGCAGGGTCAGGGCGCAGGAACCAATCCTGGAGGCACAGGTGTGTCCCCGTGTGCAGGGTCAGGGCGCAGGAACCCGGCCGGGCTGGCACAGTGTGTCCCCATGTGCAGGGTCAGGGCGCAGGAACCAGGCCATGCTGGCACAGTGTGTCCCCGTGTGCAGGGTCAGGGCGCAGGAACCAGTCTTGGAGGCTCAGGTGTGTCCCCGTGTGCAGGGTCAGGGCGCCGGAACCAGGCCGGGCTGGCACAGTGTGTCCCCATGTGCAGGCTCAGGGCACGGGAACCAGTCCTGGAGGCACAATGTGTCCCCGTGTGCAGGATCAGGGCGCGGGAACCAGTCCTGGAGGCACAG GTGTGTCCCCGTGTGCAGGGTCAGGGCGCAGGAATCAGGCCAGGCTGGCACA GTGTGTCCCCGTGTGCAGGGTCAGGGCGCAGGAACCAGTCCTGGAGGCACAGGTGTGTCCCCATGTGCAGGGTCAGGGCGCGGGAACCAGTCCTGGAGGCACAGGTGTGTCCCCGTGTGCAGGGTCAGGGCGCGGGAACCAGGCCGGGCTGGCACAGTGTGTCCCCATGTGCAGGGTCAGGGCGCAGAAACCAGTCCTGGAGGCACAGGTGTGTCCCCGTGTGCAGGGTCAGGGCGCAGGAACCAGTCCTGGAGGCACAGGTGTGTCCCCGTGTCAGGGTCAGGGTGCAGGAACCAGGCCGGGGTGGCACAATGTGTCCCCGTGTGCAGGGTCAGAGCGCGGGAACCAGGCCAGGCTGGCACAGACTGTCCCCGTGTGCAGGGTCAGGGTGCAGGAACTGGTTCAGTGCATGGGTGTCCTCTGCATGGAGATGAAGAGAGCAGACACAGAGCAGGCAGGAGGGGCTGGAACGCTCAGGGTGGGCgcacctga
- the LOC125754791 gene encoding uncharacterized protein LOC125754791 isoform X13, with amino-acid sequence MCRVRAQEPGRAGTVCPRVQGQGAGTSPGGTGVSPCAGSGHRNQAGLAQCVPVCRVRAREPVLEAQCVPVCRVRAREPVLEAQCVPVCRIRAREPVLEAQVCPRVQGQGAGTSPGGTGVSPCAGSGRRNQSWRHRCVPVCRVRAQEPGRAGTVCPHVQGQGAGTRPCWHSVSPCAGSGRRNQSWRLRCVPVCRVRAPEPGRAGTVCPHVQAQGTGTSPGGTMCPRVQDQGAGTSPGGTGVSPCAGSGRRNQARLAQCVPMCRVRAQKPVLEAHVRPRVQGQGAGTRPGWHSVSPCAGSGRGNQSWRHRCVPVCRVRAREPGRAGTVCPHVQGQGAETSPGGTGVSPCAGSGRRNQSWRHRCVPVSGSGCRNQAGVAQCVPVCRVRAREPGQAGTDCPRVQGQGAGTGSVHGCPLHGDEESRHRAGRRGWNAQGGRT; translated from the exons ATGTGCAGGGTCAGGGCGCAGGAACCAGGCCGGGCTGGCACAGTGTGTCCCCGTGTGCAGGGTCAGGGCGCGGGAACCAGTCCTGGAGGCACAGGTGTGTCCCCGTGTGCAGGGTCAGGGCACAGGAACCAGGCCGGGCTGGCACAGTGTGTCCCCGTGTGCAGGGTCAGGGCGCGGGAACCAGTCTTGGAGGCACAG TGTGTCCCCGTGTGCAGGGTCAGGGCACGGGAACCAGTCCTGGAGGCACAATGTGTCCCCGTGTGCAGGATCAGGGCACGGGAACCAGTCCTGGAGGCACAGGTGTGTCCCCGTGTGCAGGGTCAGGGCGCGGGAACCAGTCCTGGAGGCACAGGTGTGTCCCCGTGTGCAGGGTCAGGGCGCAGGAACCAATCCTGGAGGCACAGGTGTGTCCCCGTGTGCAGGGTCAGGGCGCAGGAACCCGGCCGGGCTGGCACAGTGTGTCCCCATGTGCAGGGTCAGGGCGCAGGAACCAGGCCATGCTGGCACAGTGTGTCCCCGTGTGCAGGGTCAGGGCGCAGGAACCAGTCTTGGAGGCTCAGGTGTGTCCCCGTGTGCAGGGTCAGGGCGCCGGAACCAGGCCGGGCTGGCACAGTGTGTCCCCATGTGCAGGCTCAGGGCACGGGAACCAGTCCTGGAGGCACAATGTGTCCCCGTGTGCAGGATCAGGGCGCGGGAACCAGTCCTGGAGGCACAG GTGTGTCCCCGTGTGCAGGGTCAGGGCGCAGGAATCAGGCCAGGCTGGCACAGTGTGTCCCCATGTGCAGGGTCAGGGCACAGAAACCAGTCCTGGAGGCACATGTGCGTCCCCGTGTGCAGGGTCAGGGCGCTGGAACCAGGCCGGGCTGGCACA GTGTGTCCCCATGTGCAGGGTCAGGGCGCGGGAACCAGTCCTGGAGGCACAGGTGTGTCCCCGTGTGCAGGGTCAGGGCGCGGGAACCAGGCCGGGCTGGCACAGTGTGTCCCCATGTGCAGGGTCAGGGCGCAGAAACCAGTCCTGGAGGCACAGGTGTGTCCCCGTGTGCAGGGTCAGGGCGCAGGAACCAGTCCTGGAGGCACAGGTGTGTCCCCGTGTCAGGGTCAGGGTGCAGGAACCAGGCCGGGGTGGCACAATGTGTCCCCGTGTGCAGGGTCAGAGCGCGGGAACCAGGCCAGGCTGGCACAGACTGTCCCCGTGTGCAGGGTCAGGGTGCAGGAACTGGTTCAGTGCATGGGTGTCCTCTGCATGGAGATGAAGAGAGCAGACACAGAGCAGGCAGGAGGGGCTGGAACGCTCAGGGTGGGCgcacctga
- the LOC125754791 gene encoding uncharacterized protein LOC125754791 isoform X27, with protein MCPRVQDQGTGTSPGGTGVSPCAGSGRGNQSWRHRCVPVCRVRAQEPILEAQVCPRVQGQGAGTRPGWHSVSPCAGSGRRNQAMLAQCVPVCRVRAQEPVLEAQVCPRVQGQGAGTRPGWHSVSPCAGSGHGNQSWRHNVSPCAGSGRGNQSWRHRCVPVCRVRAQESGQAGTVCPHVQGQGTETSPGGTCASPCAGSGRWNQAGLAQCVPMCRVRAREPVLEAQVCPRVQGQGAGTRPGWHSVSPCAGSGRRNQSWRHRCVPVSGSGCRNQAGVAQCVPVCRVRAREPGQAGTDCPRVQGQGAGTGSVHGCPLHGDEESRHRAGRRGWNAQGGRT; from the exons ATGTGTCCCCGTGTGCAGGATCAGGGCACGGGAACCAGTCCTGGAGGCACAGGTGTGTCCCCGTGTGCAGGGTCAGGGCGCGGGAACCAGTCCTGGAGGCACAGGTGTGTCCCCGTGTGCAGGGTCAGGGCGCAGGAACCAATCCTGGAGGCACAGGTGTGTCCCCGTGTGCAGGGTCAGGGCGCAGGAACCCGGCCGGGCTGGCACAGTGTGTCCCCATGTGCAGGGTCAGGGCGCAGGAACCAGGCCATGCTGGCACAGTGTGTCCCCGTGTGCAGGGTCAGGGCGCAGGAACCAGTCTTGGAGGCTCAGGTGTGTCCCCGTGTGCAGGGTCAGGGCGCCGGAACCAGGCCGGGCTGGCACAGTGTGTCCCCATGTGCAGGCTCAGGGCACGGGAACCAGTCCTGGAGGCACAATGTGTCCCCGTGTGCAGGATCAGGGCGCGGGAACCAGTCCTGGAGGCACAG GTGTGTCCCCGTGTGCAGGGTCAGGGCGCAGGAATCAGGCCAGGCTGGCACAGTGTGTCCCCATGTGCAGGGTCAGGGCACAGAAACCAGTCCTGGAGGCACATGTGCGTCCCCGTGTGCAGGGTCAGGGCGCTGGAACCAGGCCGGGCTGGCACA GTGTGTCCCCATGTGCAGGGTCAGGGCGCGGGAACCAGTCCTGGAGGCACAGGTGTGTCCCCGTGTGCAGGGTCAGGGCGCGGGAACCAGGCCGGGCTGGCACA GTGTGTCCCCGTGTGCAGGGTCAGGGCGCAGGAACCAGTCCTGGAGGCACAGGTGTGTCCCCGTGTCAGGGTCAGGGTGCAGGAACCAGGCCGGGGTGGCACAATGTGTCCCCGTGTGCAGGGTCAGAGCGCGGGAACCAGGCCAGGCTGGCACAGACTGTCCCCGTGTGCAGGGTCAGGGTGCAGGAACTGGTTCAGTGCATGGGTGTCCTCTGCATGGAGATGAAGAGAGCAGACACAGAGCAGGCAGGAGGGGCTGGAACGCTCAGGGTGGGCgcacctga
- the LOC125754791 gene encoding uncharacterized protein LOC125754791 isoform X26, which translates to MCPRVQDQGTGTSPGGTGVSPCAGSGRGNQSWRHRCVPVCRVRAQEPILEAQVCPRVQGQGAGTRPGWHSVSPCAGSGRRNQAMLAQCVPVCRVRAQEPVLEAQVCPRVQGQGAGTRPGWHSVSPCAGSGHGNQSWRHNVSPCAGSGRGNQSWRHRCVPVCRVRAQEPVLEAQVCPCVQGQGAGTWPGWHSVSPCAGSGRGNQAGLAQCVPMCRVRAREPVLEAQVCPRVQGQGAGTRPGWHSVSPCAGSGRRNQSWRHRCVPVSGSGCRNQAGVAQCVPVCRVRAREPGQAGTDCPRVQGQGAGTGSVHGCPLHGDEESRHRAGRRGWNAQGGRT; encoded by the exons ATGTGTCCCCGTGTGCAGGATCAGGGCACGGGAACCAGTCCTGGAGGCACAGGTGTGTCCCCGTGTGCAGGGTCAGGGCGCGGGAACCAGTCCTGGAGGCACAGGTGTGTCCCCGTGTGCAGGGTCAGGGCGCAGGAACCAATCCTGGAGGCACAGGTGTGTCCCCGTGTGCAGGGTCAGGGCGCAGGAACCCGGCCGGGCTGGCACAGTGTGTCCCCATGTGCAGGGTCAGGGCGCAGGAACCAGGCCATGCTGGCACAGTGTGTCCCCGTGTGCAGGGTCAGGGCGCAGGAACCAGTCTTGGAGGCTCAGGTGTGTCCCCGTGTGCAGGGTCAGGGCGCCGGAACCAGGCCGGGCTGGCACAGTGTGTCCCCATGTGCAGGCTCAGGGCACGGGAACCAGTCCTGGAGGCACAATGTGTCCCCGTGTGCAGGATCAGGGCGCGGGAACCAGTCCTGGAGGCACAGGTGTGTCCCTGTGTGCAGGGTCAGGGCGCAGGAACCAGTCCTGGAGGCACAGGTGTGTCCCTGTGTGCAGGGTCAGGGCGCAGGAACCTGGCCGGGCTGGCACAGTGTGTCCCCATGTGCAGGGTCAGGGCGCGGGAACCAGGCCGGGCTGGCACA GTGTGTCCCCATGTGCAGGGTCAGGGCGCGGGAACCAGTCCTGGAGGCACAGGTGTGTCCCCGTGTGCAGGGTCAGGGCGCGGGAACCAGGCCGGGCTGGCACA GTGTGTCCCCGTGTGCAGGGTCAGGGCGCAGGAACCAGTCCTGGAGGCACAGGTGTGTCCCCGTGTCAGGGTCAGGGTGCAGGAACCAGGCCGGGGTGGCACAATGTGTCCCCGTGTGCAGGGTCAGAGCGCGGGAACCAGGCCAGGCTGGCACAGACTGTCCCCGTGTGCAGGGTCAGGGTGCAGGAACTGGTTCAGTGCATGGGTGTCCTCTGCATGGAGATGAAGAGAGCAGACACAGAGCAGGCAGGAGGGGCTGGAACGCTCAGGGTGGGCgcacctga
- the LOC125754791 gene encoding uncharacterized protein LOC125754791 isoform X6, with the protein MCRVRAQEPGRAGTVCPRVQGQGAGTSPGGTGVSPCAGSGHRNQAGLAQCVPVCRVRAREPVLEAQCVPVCRVRAREPVLEAQCVPVCRIRAREPVLEAQVCPRVQGQGAGTSPGGTGVSPCAGSGRRNQSWRHRCVPVCRVRAQEPGRAGTVCPHVQGQGAGTRPCWHSVSPCAGSGRRNQSWRLRCVPVCRVRAPEPGRAGTVCPHVQAQGTGTSPGGTMCPRVQDQGAGTSPGGTGVSLCAGSGRRNQSWRHRCVPVCRVRAQEPGRAGTVCPHVQGQGAGTRPGWHSVSPCAGSGRRKQSWRHRCVPVCRVRAQESGQAGTVCPRVQGQGAGTSPGGTGVSPCAGSGRGNQSWRHRCVPVCRVRAREPGRAGTVCPHVQGQGAETSPGGTGVSPCAGSGRRNQSWRHRCVPVSGSGCRNQAGVAQCVPVCRVRAREPGQAGTDCPRVQGQGAGTGSVHGCPLHGDEESRHRAGRRGWNAQGGRT; encoded by the exons ATGTGCAGGGTCAGGGCGCAGGAACCAGGCCGGGCTGGCACAGTGTGTCCCCGTGTGCAGGGTCAGGGCGCGGGAACCAGTCCTGGAGGCACAGGTGTGTCCCCGTGTGCAGGGTCAGGGCACAGGAACCAGGCCGGGCTGGCACAGTGTGTCCCCGTGTGCAGGGTCAGGGCGCGGGAACCAGTCTTGGAGGCACAG TGTGTCCCCGTGTGCAGGGTCAGGGCACGGGAACCAGTCCTGGAGGCACAATGTGTCCCCGTGTGCAGGATCAGGGCACGGGAACCAGTCCTGGAGGCACAGGTGTGTCCCCGTGTGCAGGGTCAGGGCGCGGGAACCAGTCCTGGAGGCACAGGTGTGTCCCCGTGTGCAGGGTCAGGGCGCAGGAACCAATCCTGGAGGCACAGGTGTGTCCCCGTGTGCAGGGTCAGGGCGCAGGAACCCGGCCGGGCTGGCACAGTGTGTCCCCATGTGCAGGGTCAGGGCGCAGGAACCAGGCCATGCTGGCACAGTGTGTCCCCGTGTGCAGGGTCAGGGCGCAGGAACCAGTCTTGGAGGCTCAGGTGTGTCCCCGTGTGCAGGGTCAGGGCGCCGGAACCAGGCCGGGCTGGCACAGTGTGTCCCCATGTGCAGGCTCAGGGCACGGGAACCAGTCCTGGAGGCACAATGTGTCCCCGTGTGCAGGATCAGGGCGCGGGAACCAGTCCTGGAGGCACAGGTGTGTCCCTGTGTGCAGGGTCAGGGCGCAGGAACCAGTCCTGGAGGCACAGGTGTGTCCCTGTGTGCAGGGTCAGGGCGCAGGAACCTGGCCGGGCTGGCACAGTGTGTCCCCATGTGCAGGGTCAGGGCGCGGGAACCAGGCCGGGCTGGCACAGTGTGTCCCCGTGTGCAGGGTCAGGGCGCAGGAAGCAGTCTTGGAGGCACAGGTGTGTCCCCGTGTGCAGGGTCAGGGCGCAGGAATCAGGCCAGGCTGGCACA GTGTGTCCCCGTGTGCAGGGTCAGGGCGCAGGAACCAGTCCTGGAGGCACAGGTGTGTCCCCATGTGCAGGGTCAGGGCGCGGGAACCAGTCCTGGAGGCACAGGTGTGTCCCCGTGTGCAGGGTCAGGGCGCGGGAACCAGGCCGGGCTGGCACAGTGTGTCCCCATGTGCAGGGTCAGGGCGCAGAAACCAGTCCTGGAGGCACAGGTGTGTCCCCGTGTGCAGGGTCAGGGCGCAGGAACCAGTCCTGGAGGCACAGGTGTGTCCCCGTGTCAGGGTCAGGGTGCAGGAACCAGGCCGGGGTGGCACAATGTGTCCCCGTGTGCAGGGTCAGAGCGCGGGAACCAGGCCAGGCTGGCACAGACTGTCCCCGTGTGCAGGGTCAGGGTGCAGGAACTGGTTCAGTGCATGGGTGTCCTCTGCATGGAGATGAAGAGAGCAGACACAGAGCAGGCAGGAGGGGCTGGAACGCTCAGGGTGGGCgcacctga
- the LOC125754791 gene encoding uncharacterized protein LOC125754791 isoform X7, with protein MCRVRAQEPGRAGTVCPRVQGQGAGTSPGGTGVSPCAGSGHRNQAGLAQCVPVCRVRAREPVLEAQCVPVCRVRAREPVLEAQCVPVCRIRAREPVLEAQVCPRVQGQGAGTSPGGTGVSPCAGSGRRNQSWRHRCVPVCRVRAQEPGRAGTVCPHVQGQGAGTRPCWHSVSPCAGSGRRNQSWRLRCVPVCRVRAPEPGRAGTVCPHVQAQGTGTSPGGTMCPRVQDQGAGTSPGGTGVSLCAGSGRRNQSWRHRCVPVCRVRAQEPGRAGTVCPHVQGQGAGTRPGWHSVSPCAGSGRRKQSWRHRCVPVCRVRAQESGQAGTVCPHVQGQGTETSPGGTCASPCAGSGRWNQAGLAQCVPMCRVRAREPVLEAQVCPRVQGQGAGTRPGWHSVSPCAGSGRRNQSWRHRCVPVSGSGCRNQAGVAQCVPVCRVRAREPGQAGTDCPRVQGQGAGTGSVHGCPLHGDEESRHRAGRRGWNAQGGRT; from the exons ATGTGCAGGGTCAGGGCGCAGGAACCAGGCCGGGCTGGCACAGTGTGTCCCCGTGTGCAGGGTCAGGGCGCGGGAACCAGTCCTGGAGGCACAGGTGTGTCCCCGTGTGCAGGGTCAGGGCACAGGAACCAGGCCGGGCTGGCACAGTGTGTCCCCGTGTGCAGGGTCAGGGCGCGGGAACCAGTCTTGGAGGCACAG TGTGTCCCCGTGTGCAGGGTCAGGGCACGGGAACCAGTCCTGGAGGCACAATGTGTCCCCGTGTGCAGGATCAGGGCACGGGAACCAGTCCTGGAGGCACAGGTGTGTCCCCGTGTGCAGGGTCAGGGCGCGGGAACCAGTCCTGGAGGCACAGGTGTGTCCCCGTGTGCAGGGTCAGGGCGCAGGAACCAATCCTGGAGGCACAGGTGTGTCCCCGTGTGCAGGGTCAGGGCGCAGGAACCCGGCCGGGCTGGCACAGTGTGTCCCCATGTGCAGGGTCAGGGCGCAGGAACCAGGCCATGCTGGCACAGTGTGTCCCCGTGTGCAGGGTCAGGGCGCAGGAACCAGTCTTGGAGGCTCAGGTGTGTCCCCGTGTGCAGGGTCAGGGCGCCGGAACCAGGCCGGGCTGGCACAGTGTGTCCCCATGTGCAGGCTCAGGGCACGGGAACCAGTCCTGGAGGCACAATGTGTCCCCGTGTGCAGGATCAGGGCGCGGGAACCAGTCCTGGAGGCACAGGTGTGTCCCTGTGTGCAGGGTCAGGGCGCAGGAACCAGTCCTGGAGGCACAGGTGTGTCCCTGTGTGCAGGGTCAGGGCGCAGGAACCTGGCCGGGCTGGCACAGTGTGTCCCCATGTGCAGGGTCAGGGCGCGGGAACCAGGCCGGGCTGGCACAGTGTGTCCCCGTGTGCAGGGTCAGGGCGCAGGAAGCAGTCTTGGAGGCACAGGTGTGTCCCCGTGTGCAGGGTCAGGGCGCAGGAATCAGGCCAGGCTGGCACAGTGTGTCCCCATGTGCAGGGTCAGGGCACAGAAACCAGTCCTGGAGGCACATGTGCGTCCCCGTGTGCAGGGTCAGGGCGCTGGAACCAGGCCGGGCTGGCACA GTGTGTCCCCATGTGCAGGGTCAGGGCGCGGGAACCAGTCCTGGAGGCACAGGTGTGTCCCCGTGTGCAGGGTCAGGGCGCGGGAACCAGGCCGGGCTGGCACA GTGTGTCCCCGTGTGCAGGGTCAGGGCGCAGGAACCAGTCCTGGAGGCACAGGTGTGTCCCCGTGTCAGGGTCAGGGTGCAGGAACCAGGCCGGGGTGGCACAATGTGTCCCCGTGTGCAGGGTCAGAGCGCGGGAACCAGGCCAGGCTGGCACAGACTGTCCCCGTGTGCAGGGTCAGGGTGCAGGAACTGGTTCAGTGCATGGGTGTCCTCTGCATGGAGATGAAGAGAGCAGACACAGAGCAGGCAGGAGGGGCTGGAACGCTCAGGGTGGGCgcacctga
- the LOC125754791 gene encoding uncharacterized protein LOC125754791 isoform X28, giving the protein MCRVRAQEPGRAGTVCPRVQGQGAGTSPGGTGVSPCAGSGHRNQAGLAQCVPVCRVRAREPVLEAQCVPVCRVRAREPVLEAQCVPVCRIRAREPVLEAQVCPRVQGQGAGTSPGGTGVSPCAGSGRRNQSWRHRCVPVCRVRAQEPGRAGTVCPHVQGQGAGTRPCWHSVSPCAGSGRRNQSWRLRCVPVCRVRAPEPGRAGTVCPHVQAQGTGTSPGGTMCPRVQDQGAGTSPGGTGVSPCAGSGRRNQSWRHRCVPVSGSGCRNQAGVAQCVPVCRVRAREPGQAGTDCPRVQGQGAGTGSVHGCPLHGDEESRHRAGRRGWNAQGGRT; this is encoded by the exons ATGTGCAGGGTCAGGGCGCAGGAACCAGGCCGGGCTGGCACAGTGTGTCCCCGTGTGCAGGGTCAGGGCGCGGGAACCAGTCCTGGAGGCACAGGTGTGTCCCCGTGTGCAGGGTCAGGGCACAGGAACCAGGCCGGGCTGGCACAGTGTGTCCCCGTGTGCAGGGTCAGGGCGCGGGAACCAGTCTTGGAGGCACAG TGTGTCCCCGTGTGCAGGGTCAGGGCACGGGAACCAGTCCTGGAGGCACAATGTGTCCCCGTGTGCAGGATCAGGGCACGGGAACCAGTCCTGGAGGCACAGGTGTGTCCCCGTGTGCAGGGTCAGGGCGCGGGAACCAGTCCTGGAGGCACAGGTGTGTCCCCGTGTGCAGGGTCAGGGCGCAGGAACCAATCCTGGAGGCACAGGTGTGTCCCCGTGTGCAGGGTCAGGGCGCAGGAACCCGGCCGGGCTGGCACAGTGTGTCCCCATGTGCAGGGTCAGGGCGCAGGAACCAGGCCATGCTGGCACAGTGTGTCCCCGTGTGCAGGGTCAGGGCGCAGGAACCAGTCTTGGAGGCTCAGGTGTGTCCCCGTGTGCAGGGTCAGGGCGCCGGAACCAGGCCGGGCTGGCACAGTGTGTCCCCATGTGCAGGCTCAGGGCACGGGAACCAGTCCTGGAGGCACAATGTGTCCCCGTGTGCAGGATCAGGGCGCGGGAACCAGTCCTGGAGGCACAG GTGTGTCCCCGTGTGCAGGGTCAGGGCGCAGGAACCAGTCCTGGAGGCACAGGTGTGTCCCCGTGTCAGGGTCAGGGTGCAGGAACCAGGCCGGGGTGGCACAATGTGTCCCCGTGTGCAGGGTCAGAGCGCGGGAACCAGGCCAGGCTGGCACAGACTGTCCCCGTGTGCAGGGTCAGGGTGCAGGAACTGGTTCAGTGCATGGGTGTCCTCTGCATGGAGATGAAGAGAGCAGACACAGAGCAGGCAGGAGGGGCTGGAACGCTCAGGGTGGGCgcacctga
- the LOC125754791 gene encoding protein SPT2 homolog isoform X24, whose product MCRVRAQEPGRAGTVCPRVQGQGAGTSPGGTGVSPCAGSGHRNQAGLAQCVPVCRVRAREPVLEAQVCPRVQGQGAGTRPGWHSVSPCAGSGHGNQSWRHNVSPCAGSGHGNQSWRHRCVPVCRVRAREPVLEAQVCPRVQGQGAGTNPGGTGVSPCAGSGRRNPAGLAQCVPMCRVRAQEPGHAGTVCPRVQGQGAGTSLGGSGVSPCAGSGRRNQAGLAQCVPMCRVRAREPVLEAQVCPRVQGQGAGTRPGWHSVSPCAGSGRRNQSWRHRCVPVSGSGCRNQAGVAQCVPVCRVRAREPGQAGTDCPRVQGQGAGTGSVHGCPLHGDEESRHRAGRRGWNAQGGRT is encoded by the exons ATGTGCAGGGTCAGGGCGCAGGAACCAGGCCGGGCTGGCACAGTGTGTCCCCGTGTGCAGGGTCAGGGCGCGGGAACCAGTCCTGGAGGCACAGGTGTGTCCCCGTGTGCAGGGTCAGGGCACAGGAACCAGGCCGGGCTGGCACAGTGTGTCCCCGTGTGCAGGGTCAGGGCGCGGGAACCAGTCTTGGAGGCACAGGTGTGTCCCCGTGTGCAGGGTCAGGGCGCCGGAACCAGGCCGGGCTGGCACAGTGTGTCCCCGTGTGCAGGGTCAGGGCACGGGAACCAGTCCTGGAGGCACAATGTGTCCCCGTGTGCAGGATCAGGGCACGGGAACCAGTCCTGGAGGCACAGGTGTGTCCCCGTGTGCAGGGTCAGGGCGCGGGAACCAGTCCTGGAGGCACAGGTGTGTCCCCGTGTGCAGGGTCAGGGCGCAGGAACCAATCCTGGAGGCACAGGTGTGTCCCCGTGTGCAGGGTCAGGGCGCAGGAACCCGGCCGGGCTGGCACAGTGTGTCCCCATGTGCAGGGTCAGGGCGCAGGAACCAGGCCATGCTGGCACAGTGTGTCCCCGTGTGCAGGGTCAGGGCGCAGGAACCAGTCTTGGAGGCTCAGGTGTGTCCCCGTGTGCAGGGTCAGGGCGCCGGAACCAGGCCGGGCTGGCACA GTGTGTCCCCATGTGCAGGGTCAGGGCGCGGGAACCAGTCCTGGAGGCACAGGTGTGTCCCCGTGTGCAGGGTCAGGGCGCGGGAACCAGGCCGGGCTGGCACA GTGTGTCCCCGTGTGCAGGGTCAGGGCGCAGGAACCAGTCCTGGAGGCACAGGTGTGTCCCCGTGTCAGGGTCAGGGTGCAGGAACCAGGCCGGGGTGGCACAATGTGTCCCCGTGTGCAGGGTCAGAGCGCGGGAACCAGGCCAGGCTGGCACAGACTGTCCCCGTGTGCAGGGTCAGGGTGCAGGAACTGGTTCAGTGCATGGGTGTCCTCTGCATGGAGATGAAGAGAGCAGACACAGAGCAGGCAGGAGGGGCTGGAACGCTCAGGGTGGGCgcacctga